From the genome of Castor canadensis chromosome 4, mCasCan1.hap1v2, whole genome shotgun sequence, one region includes:
- the LOC109684386 gene encoding heterogeneous nuclear ribonucleoprotein A3 isoform X2, whose protein sequence is MEGHDPKEPEQLRKLFIGGLSFETTDDSLREHFEKWGTLTDCVVMRDPQTKRSRGFGFVTYSCVEEVDAAMCARPHKVDGRVVEPKRAVSREDSVKPGAHLTVKKIFVGGIKEDTEEYNLRDYFEKYGKIETIEVMEDRQSGKKRGFAFVTFDDHDTVDKIVVQKYHTINGHNCEVKKALSKQEMQSAGSQRGRGGGSGNFMGRGGNFGGGGGNFGRGGNFGGRGGYGGGGGGSRGSYGGGDGGYNGFGGDGGNYGGGPGYSSRGGYGGGGPGYGNQGGGYGGGGGGYDGYNEGGNFGGGNYGGGGNYNDFGNYSGQQQSNYGPMKGGSFGGRSSGSPYGGGYGSGGGSGGYGSRRF, encoded by the exons ATGGAG GGCCATGATCCAAAGGAACCAGAGCAGCTAAGGAAGCTGTTTATTGGTGGTCTGAGCTTTGAAACTACAGATGATAGTTTAAGAGAACATTTTGAGAAATGGGGCACACTCACAGATTGTGTG gtAATGAGAGACCCCCAAACAAAACGTTCCAGGGGCTTTGGCTTTGTGACCTACTCTTGTGTTGAAGAGGTGGATGCAGCAATGTGTGCTCGACCACACAAGGTTGATGGACGTGTAGTGGAACCAAAGAGAGCTGTTTCTAGAGAG gaTTCTGTAAAGCCTGGTGCCcatctaacagtgaaaaaaatttttgttggtggtattaAAGAAGATACAGAAGAATATAATttgagagactactttgaaaagtaTGGCAAGATTGAAACCATAGAAGTTATGGAAGATAGGCAGAGTGGAAAAAAGAGAGGATTTGCTTTTGTAACTTTTGATGATCATGATACAGTTGATAAAATTGTTG ttcaGAAATACCACACTATTAATGGGCATAATTGTGAAGTGAAAAAGGCCCTTTCTAAACAAGAGATGCAGTCTGCTGGATCACAGAGAG GTCGTGGAGGTGGATCTGGCAACTTTATGGGTCGTGGAGGAAActttggaggtggtggaggtaATTTTGGCCGTGGTGGAAACTTTGGTGGAAGAG GAGGttatggtggtggaggtggtggcagCAGAGGTAGTTATGGAGGAGGTGATGGTGGATATAATGGATTTGGAGGTGAtg GTGGCAACTATGGCGGTGGCCCTGGTTATAGTAGTAGAGGAGGCTATGGTGGTGGTGGACCAGGATATGGGAACCAAGGTGGTGGatatggtggtggtggaggaggttACGATGGTTACAATGAAGGAGGAAATTTTGGTGGCG GTAACTATGGTGGTGGTGGGAACTATAATGATTTTGGAAATTATAGTGGACAACAGCAGTCAAATTATGGACCCATGAAGGGGGGAAGTTTTGGTGGAAGAAGCTCTGGCAGTCCCTATGGTG GTGGTTATGGATCTGGTGGTGGAAGTGGTGGATATGGTAGCAGAAGGttttaa
- the LOC109684386 gene encoding heterogeneous nuclear ribonucleoprotein A3 isoform X1, which produces MEVKPPPGRPQPDSGRRRRRRGEEGHDPKEPEQLRKLFIGGLSFETTDDSLREHFEKWGTLTDCVVMRDPQTKRSRGFGFVTYSCVEEVDAAMCARPHKVDGRVVEPKRAVSREDSVKPGAHLTVKKIFVGGIKEDTEEYNLRDYFEKYGKIETIEVMEDRQSGKKRGFAFVTFDDHDTVDKIVVQKYHTINGHNCEVKKALSKQEMQSAGSQRGRGGGSGNFMGRGGNFGGGGGNFGRGGNFGGRGGYGGGGGGSRGSYGGGDGGYNGFGGDGGNYGGGPGYSSRGGYGGGGPGYGNQGGGYGGGGGGYDGYNEGGNFGGGNYGGGGNYNDFGNYSGQQQSNYGPMKGGSFGGRSSGSPYGGGYGSGGGSGGYGSRRF; this is translated from the exons ATGGAGGTAAAACCGCCGCCCGGTCGCCCCCAGCCCGACTCCGgccgtcgccgccgccgccgggggGAGGAG GGCCATGATCCAAAGGAACCAGAGCAGCTAAGGAAGCTGTTTATTGGTGGTCTGAGCTTTGAAACTACAGATGATAGTTTAAGAGAACATTTTGAGAAATGGGGCACACTCACAGATTGTGTG gtAATGAGAGACCCCCAAACAAAACGTTCCAGGGGCTTTGGCTTTGTGACCTACTCTTGTGTTGAAGAGGTGGATGCAGCAATGTGTGCTCGACCACACAAGGTTGATGGACGTGTAGTGGAACCAAAGAGAGCTGTTTCTAGAGAG gaTTCTGTAAAGCCTGGTGCCcatctaacagtgaaaaaaatttttgttggtggtattaAAGAAGATACAGAAGAATATAATttgagagactactttgaaaagtaTGGCAAGATTGAAACCATAGAAGTTATGGAAGATAGGCAGAGTGGAAAAAAGAGAGGATTTGCTTTTGTAACTTTTGATGATCATGATACAGTTGATAAAATTGTTG ttcaGAAATACCACACTATTAATGGGCATAATTGTGAAGTGAAAAAGGCCCTTTCTAAACAAGAGATGCAGTCTGCTGGATCACAGAGAG GTCGTGGAGGTGGATCTGGCAACTTTATGGGTCGTGGAGGAAActttggaggtggtggaggtaATTTTGGCCGTGGTGGAAACTTTGGTGGAAGAG GAGGttatggtggtggaggtggtggcagCAGAGGTAGTTATGGAGGAGGTGATGGTGGATATAATGGATTTGGAGGTGAtg GTGGCAACTATGGCGGTGGCCCTGGTTATAGTAGTAGAGGAGGCTATGGTGGTGGTGGACCAGGATATGGGAACCAAGGTGGTGGatatggtggtggtggaggaggttACGATGGTTACAATGAAGGAGGAAATTTTGGTGGCG GTAACTATGGTGGTGGTGGGAACTATAATGATTTTGGAAATTATAGTGGACAACAGCAGTCAAATTATGGACCCATGAAGGGGGGAAGTTTTGGTGGAAGAAGCTCTGGCAGTCCCTATGGTG GTGGTTATGGATCTGGTGGTGGAAGTGGTGGATATGGTAGCAGAAGGttttaa